One genomic region from Spirosoma sp. KCTC 42546 encodes:
- a CDS encoding S9 family peptidase, giving the protein MKNNTYLFPFCRFIGWVCVLVGLHSRNTNAQAPNFQKMSPEERTAYMNNVRVASQADWQTMMDKLNLKLPALPPPADDPKRPSHVKPKEGSTNWYDEAGNTHVRSGWGNWTNYEESKANDYTLPDPLKLKNGKPVKDANTWWKQRRPEILNEYLTEIYGKTPTNTPKVTFAPSGIDSTVLSGKALRKNMLGSIDNSRYPSVTPSIPVTYYRPVNASGKIPMMVIVWGSFPQPMANIEKLIDAGWAVATVNTGAIQADNGAGLHEGIIGLMNGGKDRTPDEWGVLAAWSWGLSRVLDHFEKDNTINAKQIGVQGHSRWGKTALLTGALDPRWAIVFASCSGSLGASLEKRSWGETIDNVAGPGEYHWMAGNFLKYGGNWAAMPVDAHELMALIAPRPLFITGGTKDSWADPKGEFMACVGASPVYELLGKKGVGTTEMPAPDVSLIHGELAFRNHEGGHVDSLDWPVFLEFANRQFKLKK; this is encoded by the coding sequence ATGAAAAACAACACCTACTTGTTCCCGTTTTGTCGATTCATCGGTTGGGTATGCGTGCTTGTTGGTTTGCATAGCCGCAACACCAATGCCCAGGCACCCAATTTCCAGAAAATGTCGCCGGAAGAACGGACTGCGTACATGAATAACGTGCGGGTGGCCAGTCAGGCCGATTGGCAGACGATGATGGATAAGCTCAATCTGAAACTGCCAGCATTACCTCCGCCTGCCGACGATCCTAAACGCCCATCGCACGTTAAGCCCAAAGAAGGTTCAACGAACTGGTACGACGAAGCAGGAAACACGCACGTTCGGTCGGGTTGGGGCAATTGGACGAATTATGAAGAGTCTAAAGCGAATGACTATACCCTTCCTGATCCGCTAAAACTGAAAAATGGCAAACCGGTAAAAGACGCCAACACCTGGTGGAAGCAGCGTCGCCCCGAAATCCTGAACGAGTACCTAACCGAGATTTACGGAAAAACGCCGACGAATACACCCAAGGTAACGTTTGCGCCTTCGGGAATCGATAGCACTGTACTCAGTGGGAAAGCGCTTCGCAAAAACATGTTGGGCAGCATTGATAATTCCCGGTATCCATCAGTAACCCCCAGCATCCCTGTTACGTATTACCGCCCGGTCAATGCATCGGGCAAAATTCCGATGATGGTCATTGTCTGGGGTTCATTTCCGCAACCTATGGCAAACATCGAAAAACTGATTGATGCAGGCTGGGCGGTGGCAACGGTAAACACCGGGGCCATTCAGGCAGACAATGGAGCGGGTTTGCATGAAGGAATTATTGGCCTGATGAACGGGGGCAAAGACCGCACTCCCGACGAATGGGGTGTATTGGCTGCCTGGAGCTGGGGGCTCAGTCGTGTCCTCGATCATTTTGAGAAAGACAACACGATCAATGCCAAACAGATTGGAGTGCAGGGGCATTCGCGCTGGGGTAAAACCGCCTTGCTGACCGGAGCCCTGGACCCGCGTTGGGCCATTGTTTTTGCGAGTTGCTCAGGCTCATTGGGTGCTTCGCTGGAAAAACGAAGCTGGGGCGAAACGATCGACAACGTAGCGGGTCCGGGCGAATACCACTGGATGGCAGGTAATTTCCTGAAATATGGTGGAAACTGGGCCGCCATGCCGGTCGATGCGCACGAGTTGATGGCGCTCATTGCTCCCCGACCCCTATTCATCACAGGCGGTACAAAAGATAGTTGGGCCGATCCCAAAGGCGAATTTATGGCCTGTGTGGGAGCCAGCCCGGTTTATGAATTACTCGGCAAAAAAGGCGTGGGTACAACCGAAATGCCCGCGCCCGATGTCTCCCTGATACATGGCGAATTAGCTTTCCGAAACCACGAAGGTGGTCACGTCGATTCGCTCGACTGGCCTGTGTTTCTGGAGTTTGCAAATAGACAATTTAAGTTAAAAAAATAG
- a CDS encoding MFS transporter, whose translation MGGAPSSSNYRWIIVGLLFFATTINYLDRQVISLLKPILEKEFSWTESDYGNIVTVFTFFYGASTLLAGYIIDRIGTKIGYIGAILVWSFAAMGHALAGGTAGFMVARALLGIGEAGNFPASIKTVAEWFPQKERALAVGIFNSGANIGAVVAPAIVPWIALVAGWQMAFIATGALGFVWIIAWWFYYEVPARHKRVSASELAHITGEQAVEPSVAGDAAATDLLADTTPTRYPIFANRAIWGFMSGKLLTDPIWWFFLFWLPSYLSNIYHLDLKKLGAPLIVIYLAATIGSVGGGWLSSTLIQKGWHPTRARQWAMALFAICITPVMAISQMDSMWPVIAILSLAVAAHQAWSANIFTVAADQFPKQVLSRVVGLGTMAGTLGGAVFPLLVGRILDHYKALGSLSEGYYIIFYIAGLAYLVAWAMLYIFVFSRASLVKSGS comes from the coding sequence ATGGGTGGCGCGCCAAGTTCAAGCAATTATCGCTGGATAATTGTCGGTCTTCTCTTTTTCGCAACAACCATCAACTACCTCGACCGGCAGGTGATCAGTCTGTTGAAGCCAATCCTGGAAAAAGAGTTTAGCTGGACCGAATCCGATTATGGCAATATCGTAACCGTCTTCACTTTTTTCTACGGAGCCAGTACGCTATTGGCCGGGTACATCATCGACCGGATTGGTACTAAAATTGGCTACATCGGGGCTATTCTGGTCTGGAGCTTTGCCGCAATGGGTCATGCCTTGGCAGGTGGTACGGCTGGGTTTATGGTTGCTCGTGCACTGTTAGGTATTGGCGAAGCAGGTAACTTCCCGGCTTCCATCAAAACCGTGGCCGAATGGTTTCCACAGAAAGAGCGGGCGCTGGCGGTTGGCATATTTAATTCAGGAGCCAATATTGGTGCCGTAGTTGCCCCTGCTATTGTTCCCTGGATTGCCCTGGTTGCGGGTTGGCAAATGGCCTTTATTGCAACCGGTGCACTGGGATTTGTCTGGATCATTGCCTGGTGGTTTTACTATGAAGTGCCCGCTCGACACAAGCGGGTGAGCGCGTCAGAACTGGCTCATATTACCGGAGAGCAAGCCGTTGAACCCTCCGTGGCTGGCGATGCCGCTGCTACTGATCTTCTTGCCGATACGACGCCAACGCGCTACCCAATCTTCGCCAATCGCGCTATTTGGGGATTCATGAGTGGAAAACTCCTAACGGACCCCATCTGGTGGTTTTTCTTGTTCTGGTTGCCATCTTACTTATCGAACATCTATCACCTGGATTTGAAAAAATTAGGGGCTCCACTGATCGTCATTTATCTGGCGGCTACGATTGGTAGCGTTGGCGGTGGCTGGTTATCATCTACGTTAATCCAGAAAGGCTGGCACCCAACGCGGGCTCGTCAGTGGGCGATGGCTTTATTCGCGATCTGTATTACACCAGTTATGGCTATTAGCCAAATGGACAGCATGTGGCCGGTAATTGCCATTTTATCGTTGGCCGTGGCGGCTCACCAGGCGTGGTCGGCCAATATTTTTACCGTCGCTGCCGATCAGTTTCCGAAGCAGGTATTGAGCCGGGTAGTTGGTTTAGGAACGATGGCCGGGACCCTGGGCGGTGCCGTTTTTCCGTTGCTCGTCGGGCGTATTCTGGATCACTACAAAGCCTTGGGAAGCTTGTCGGAAGGGTACTACATCATTTTTTATATCGCTGGTTTGGCCTATTTAGTCGCCTGGGCCATGCTCTATATTTTCGTTTTCAGTCGTGCTTCTTTAGTGAAGTCAGGTTCTTAA
- a CDS encoding mandelate racemase/muconate lactonizing enzyme family protein has product MTTSRRSFLTKSALAGVFSASALASFGEGLETAVHHAPQSSAPSDLKITDIKCGYIRNGHSLFVKIHTNQGIWGCGEAVDASVGTYHLVKLMGERIKGKSPLNVNRLFEDVRKSGFFEGAQAGMYISVLSAVETALWDLTGKALGMPVYQLLGGKFRDKIRVYCDTGAYRETDTSAEAFGKSAKKAVDMGFNAVKYDIDERNDPNKYDAYNWTASQGELERMYNQIAGVRKAVGPKVDICVDMHGRYDMTTGRRVAKLMEPLNLLFLEEPIPAENPEAYKQIREASNTPICAGENHYLAHGFRKLLEIGAVDIIMPDLQKAGGLGEGQRIANLANLYYVPFAPHMVASYLGAMASSHVCASVPNFLILEWQIYFHEEPMFKEIVTFDGPMVEKGFIPLSNKPGIGVEINEEGMKKYAPKDVPFFV; this is encoded by the coding sequence ATGACAACATCACGACGTTCCTTTTTGACAAAGAGTGCCTTAGCCGGTGTGTTTAGTGCCAGCGCGTTAGCCAGTTTCGGTGAGGGGCTGGAAACAGCTGTTCATCACGCGCCCCAATCGTCCGCGCCATCGGACCTAAAAATCACCGATATCAAATGCGGTTATATCCGCAATGGGCACAGCCTGTTCGTCAAGATTCACACCAATCAGGGAATCTGGGGCTGCGGTGAAGCCGTCGATGCTTCGGTCGGGACCTATCACCTGGTGAAATTGATGGGCGAACGGATCAAAGGCAAAAGCCCACTCAATGTCAACCGACTGTTTGAAGATGTTCGAAAGTCCGGCTTTTTTGAGGGTGCTCAGGCGGGTATGTATATATCGGTGCTGTCGGCTGTGGAAACGGCGCTCTGGGATTTGACTGGAAAAGCCTTGGGCATGCCAGTTTATCAATTGCTGGGCGGGAAGTTTCGCGACAAAATTCGGGTGTACTGCGATACAGGGGCCTATCGCGAAACAGACACGAGTGCTGAAGCCTTCGGGAAAAGCGCCAAGAAAGCCGTCGATATGGGCTTCAACGCGGTAAAGTATGACATTGACGAACGCAACGACCCCAACAAATACGACGCCTACAACTGGACAGCCAGCCAGGGCGAACTGGAGCGGATGTACAACCAGATTGCCGGTGTCCGTAAAGCCGTTGGCCCGAAGGTTGACATCTGCGTAGACATGCACGGACGTTATGATATGACCACGGGTCGGCGGGTGGCTAAACTGATGGAGCCACTAAATCTGCTGTTTCTGGAAGAGCCCATCCCTGCCGAAAACCCGGAAGCGTATAAGCAAATTCGGGAAGCGTCGAACACGCCCATCTGCGCGGGGGAGAACCATTATCTGGCGCATGGATTCCGCAAACTCCTCGAAATCGGAGCCGTCGACATTATCATGCCCGATTTGCAGAAAGCGGGTGGCCTGGGCGAAGGGCAACGGATTGCCAACTTAGCCAATCTCTATTACGTGCCTTTTGCGCCACACATGGTAGCGTCGTATCTGGGTGCGATGGCATCGAGCCACGTTTGTGCGTCGGTGCCCAACTTCCTGATTCTGGAATGGCAGATCTATTTCCACGAGGAGCCCATGTTCAAAGAAATCGTCACCTTCGACGGGCCGATGGTGGAGAAAGGCTTCATTCCGCTATCCAATAAACCGGGCATTGGGGTGGAAATCAACGAAGAAGGCATGAAGAAATACGCACCGAAAGACGTTCCGTTTTTTGTGTAG
- a CDS encoding RraA family protein: protein MKQVIVLAIGLLVIGLASVSFAQQISKEELIFLTPDWKGERFPDGRPKVPDAILKRMKLVTHEEAWAVMKGEKYRYQYAGDWQTINPDSVLVGRALTATFMPGRPDVHRVTDEKGHTKDGRVKSQNAWPIDMLVRGDVYVVDQFGMHEDGPTIGDNLGNSIYAKTGNGIVYEGAVRDVAGLKEIGGFTSYFRSYHPSHHNPEGDLNTTLVGINRPTRIGKVMVMPGDVVLGRDGGVAFIPPHLAEKVVKTSEIIRLRDMFGHLRLREQKYTPGQIDSRWSDEIEKDFSKWLNDHVSELPVPKEQIQDYLKTRTW from the coding sequence ATGAAACAGGTAATTGTACTGGCTATTGGGCTGTTAGTCATCGGCCTGGCATCGGTGTCGTTTGCGCAGCAGATTTCTAAGGAGGAACTGATCTTCCTAACGCCCGACTGGAAAGGTGAACGCTTCCCGGACGGACGGCCGAAAGTGCCGGACGCCATTTTGAAGCGCATGAAACTGGTGACCCACGAAGAAGCCTGGGCCGTCATGAAGGGCGAAAAATATCGATACCAATACGCGGGCGATTGGCAAACGATCAACCCGGATAGCGTATTGGTAGGTCGTGCCCTCACCGCTACGTTTATGCCCGGTCGACCGGATGTGCATCGGGTTACGGACGAGAAAGGACATACAAAAGATGGTCGTGTAAAATCGCAGAATGCCTGGCCAATCGATATGCTGGTCAGGGGAGATGTGTATGTGGTCGATCAGTTTGGCATGCACGAAGATGGGCCAACCATTGGCGACAATCTGGGTAATTCCATTTATGCCAAAACGGGCAACGGGATTGTCTACGAAGGTGCCGTTCGGGATGTAGCCGGGTTGAAGGAAATTGGCGGATTTACCTCTTATTTCAGGAGCTACCACCCGTCGCACCACAATCCTGAGGGTGATCTGAACACAACACTGGTAGGCATCAATCGCCCAACGCGCATCGGAAAAGTGATGGTGATGCCGGGCGATGTGGTACTGGGTCGCGACGGTGGCGTGGCGTTCATTCCGCCCCATCTGGCCGAAAAAGTGGTGAAAACCTCCGAGATCATTCGGTTGCGTGACATGTTCGGTCACTTGCGACTACGGGAGCAGAAATACACGCCGGGTCAGATTGACTCGCGCTGGTCGGATGAGATTGAAAAGGATTTCTCGAAATGGCTCAACGACCACGTGAGTGAACTCCCCGTTCCCAAAGAGCAAATTCAGGATTACCTAAAAACCCGTACTTGGTAA
- a CDS encoding glutaminase family protein, which translates to MRKNPNLHLLFLSLFALSFGHTYAQTLRPPAYPLITHDPYFSLWSMTDKLTDSPTRHWTGKPQSLEGIIRVDGKAYQFLGAVPTVYEAILPTAEQKAYTAQYTLTKPEAGWEKSDFNASGWKTGPGPFGDTPEAKTKWTNSDNAGMKDGIYVRREFTYDGKADPAKLLLSINHDDDVVVYLNGTKILDKPDYVNEYIYLPLSAAGQKALQKGKNVLAVHCVSPRGGSIIDVGILNPITESAISTATQTGVTVSATQTNYTFTAGPVNLAVTFMSPLLLDELEVVARPITYVTFEVRSQDRKSHSVQVYLSESGTMATNTVGQEVVMKAGQAPGLIYQTVGTEAQPLLAKKGDNVRIDWGYAYLAAPQERGNQTANGMAPGLKHAFLMNGQLPTDNKAAVPGNKPRAAADVAVASVLDFGNVTKSAEKHLMLAYDDLYSVQYFKQNLRPWWRRDEKTNMPTLLQAAEKDYDRLRQKCSKFDDRLRSDARKAGGTDYADLCVLAYRQAIAAHKIVAGPKGETLFLSKENFSNGSIGTVDITYPSAPLFLLYNPTLLKGMMEPIFQYSESGRWKKPFAAHDVGTYPQANGQTYGEDMPVEESGNMLILAGAIAGAEGNANYAKQHWKTLTTWVDYLKKDGFDPANQLCTDDFAGHIARNANLSVKAILGIASYGKMAAMLGDKATSESYLKMARDMAVKWQQLALDKTPSDKVHYDLTFENPTDSWSQKYNLVWDKLLNLNVFPTEVTQTEIAYYLTKQKPYGLPLDSRKTYTKSDWIMWTATLAKSDRDFEAFIKPVWKYVNETPSRVPLSDWHETTNAKQVGFQARSVVGGYYIKMLEGKLSK; encoded by the coding sequence ATGCGTAAAAATCCCAATCTCCACCTGCTATTTCTATCCCTTTTTGCGCTGTCATTCGGGCATACCTATGCCCAGACGCTACGTCCACCCGCTTATCCGCTCATCACCCACGATCCTTATTTCAGTCTCTGGAGTATGACGGATAAACTCACCGATTCGCCTACGCGCCACTGGACGGGCAAACCTCAATCATTGGAAGGCATTATTCGGGTCGATGGAAAGGCATACCAGTTTCTGGGAGCCGTACCCACTGTTTATGAAGCCATTTTACCAACGGCTGAACAGAAAGCCTACACAGCGCAATACACCCTCACCAAACCCGAAGCCGGTTGGGAGAAATCCGACTTCAACGCCAGCGGTTGGAAAACAGGGCCAGGACCATTCGGCGATACGCCCGAGGCTAAAACCAAATGGACCAATAGTGATAATGCGGGTATGAAAGACGGCATTTACGTTCGGCGTGAGTTTACTTATGATGGTAAAGCCGACCCGGCCAAACTCCTGCTGTCTATCAATCATGACGATGATGTGGTCGTTTATCTGAACGGCACCAAAATTCTCGACAAGCCCGATTACGTCAACGAATATATCTACCTGCCCTTATCGGCAGCGGGTCAGAAAGCCTTGCAAAAAGGCAAAAACGTGCTGGCAGTCCATTGCGTGAGTCCGCGGGGCGGATCGATTATCGATGTGGGCATTCTGAACCCCATTACCGAATCGGCTATCTCAACCGCAACTCAGACGGGCGTGACGGTATCGGCCACACAAACCAACTACACCTTCACGGCCGGGCCTGTAAATCTGGCAGTTACCTTCATGTCGCCCTTACTGCTAGACGAACTGGAAGTGGTTGCCCGGCCCATTACGTACGTTACATTCGAGGTGCGCTCCCAGGATCGCAAGTCGCATTCGGTACAGGTTTATTTGAGTGAATCTGGCACGATGGCGACCAATACGGTCGGTCAGGAAGTGGTGATGAAAGCGGGGCAGGCACCCGGCCTAATTTATCAGACAGTAGGCACCGAAGCGCAACCTCTTCTCGCGAAGAAAGGCGATAATGTGCGCATCGACTGGGGGTACGCCTATTTAGCGGCTCCACAAGAACGGGGCAATCAAACGGCCAATGGCATGGCTCCGGGCCTGAAACACGCCTTTCTGATGAATGGGCAGCTCCCAACCGATAACAAAGCGGCCGTACCGGGCAATAAACCCCGAGCCGCGGCCGATGTGGCCGTTGCCAGCGTCCTCGATTTTGGCAACGTAACGAAATCGGCAGAAAAGCATCTGATGCTGGCCTATGACGACTTGTATTCGGTGCAGTATTTCAAGCAGAACCTGCGTCCCTGGTGGCGTCGGGATGAGAAAACGAACATGCCCACCCTATTGCAAGCCGCCGAGAAAGACTATGATCGACTGCGCCAGAAATGTTCAAAATTCGATGATCGACTCCGTTCCGATGCCCGAAAAGCGGGAGGTACAGATTATGCGGATTTGTGCGTACTGGCCTACCGTCAGGCCATTGCCGCCCACAAAATTGTAGCTGGCCCAAAAGGAGAAACGCTTTTTCTGTCGAAAGAGAATTTCTCTAACGGCTCTATTGGTACAGTGGATATTACCTATCCCTCGGCTCCGCTGTTTCTGCTCTACAATCCGACGCTATTGAAGGGTATGATGGAGCCAATTTTCCAGTATTCGGAAAGTGGGCGCTGGAAAAAGCCGTTTGCGGCACATGACGTGGGAACCTATCCGCAAGCCAACGGCCAGACCTACGGCGAAGATATGCCCGTTGAAGAGAGCGGTAATATGCTTATCCTGGCCGGTGCCATTGCCGGAGCCGAAGGCAACGCCAACTATGCCAAACAACACTGGAAAACCCTGACGACCTGGGTTGACTACCTCAAAAAAGACGGTTTCGACCCCGCCAATCAACTCTGTACTGATGACTTTGCGGGTCATATTGCCCGAAACGCGAACCTATCCGTAAAAGCCATTTTAGGTATTGCTTCCTACGGAAAGATGGCTGCGATGTTGGGCGATAAAGCTACATCGGAGAGTTACCTGAAAATGGCGCGCGATATGGCCGTTAAATGGCAACAGCTCGCTCTGGATAAAACGCCTTCGGATAAGGTGCATTACGACTTAACATTTGAGAATCCTACTGACTCCTGGAGTCAGAAATACAACCTGGTCTGGGATAAACTCCTGAATCTAAATGTATTCCCAACCGAGGTCACACAAACCGAAATTGCCTATTACCTGACCAAGCAAAAGCCATACGGCCTGCCCTTAGATAGTCGTAAAACGTACACCAAGTCGGACTGGATTATGTGGACGGCAACGCTCGCCAAGTCGGACCGCGATTTCGAAGCATTCATCAAGCCCGTCTGGAAATACGTCAACGAAACACCTTCACGGGTACCGCTCTCCGACTGGCACGAGACCACCAACGCCAAACAGGTTGGTTTTCAGGCCCGCTCGGTTGTAGGTGGGTATTATATTAAGATGCTCGAAGGGAAATTGAGCAAGTAA
- a CDS encoding glycoside hydrolase family 2 protein: MPSARFLSSTLSLALLVSGLAVAQTPTQNQPRAAPIMSRWEKQITPENAWREYPRPQMVRQQWQNLNGMWDYAITPKTAPQPTRYDGQILVPFCLESTVSKVNKSLTADQRLWYRREVSLPNDWAGQRVLLHFGAVDYECSLWVNGGLVGSHTGGSDAFNFDITDYLKDGQNQLVLGVTDPTSDGEQPRGKQLMNPHGIWYTPVSGIWQTVWMEPVPKQTYIEEVKLTPELDSSRLRVEVLLDKPANNFTTAIRLTALDGNQTVATTLVRAGRTAWLNVKNPKLWSPDSPFLYNLKVELVTVTDPFGDTPRNKRPRQDAPLNTAFANATVTGNPLDVVTGYFAMRKISVGAGPVANQPVLLLNNKFVFQNGPLDQGWWPGGLLTPPSDEGMAFEIDFLKKSGFNMLRKHIKVEPDRYYYLCDKLGILVWQDMPSGFLEGQNEYPGDQSEPIRRSKGKEQFELELRRMMNRLHNHPSIVTWVVHNEGWGQYDNNRLANWVKAMDPSRTVNASSGWNDLGAGDFYDIHTYEEEPKAPASKTNRVVVIGEFGGIGWPVQGHLWNPEMRNWGYQTYQSADVVQKAYEKKYAKIVEYYKKQALSAAVYTQTTDVEGEVNGLLTYDREVIKIPIETLHKIHAPLFK, translated from the coding sequence ATGCCATCAGCCCGATTTCTCTCTAGTACCCTTAGCCTTGCCCTACTCGTTTCTGGACTAGCGGTTGCCCAAACACCCACACAAAATCAACCGCGTGCTGCTCCCATCATGAGTCGTTGGGAAAAGCAAATCACGCCCGAAAATGCCTGGCGCGAGTACCCCCGCCCGCAAATGGTACGGCAACAATGGCAAAACCTGAACGGCATGTGGGACTATGCCATCACACCCAAAACGGCCCCGCAACCAACCCGGTACGATGGACAAATTCTGGTACCCTTCTGTTTGGAATCGACCGTTTCGAAGGTTAACAAATCACTCACCGCCGATCAGCGATTGTGGTATCGACGGGAAGTTAGTTTACCCAACGATTGGGCAGGACAGCGGGTGCTATTGCATTTCGGCGCGGTCGATTATGAGTGCAGCCTGTGGGTTAACGGTGGGCTGGTGGGTTCGCACACGGGTGGTTCCGACGCATTCAATTTTGACATTACCGATTACCTGAAAGACGGGCAGAATCAGCTGGTGCTGGGTGTAACGGACCCAACGTCGGATGGTGAGCAACCGCGCGGTAAGCAGCTGATGAATCCTCATGGCATTTGGTATACGCCTGTTTCGGGCATCTGGCAAACCGTCTGGATGGAACCCGTTCCAAAGCAAACCTACATTGAGGAAGTAAAACTGACACCCGAGCTGGATTCCAGCCGCCTTCGGGTGGAGGTATTGCTCGATAAACCAGCGAATAATTTTACGACGGCCATTCGCCTGACGGCTTTAGATGGCAATCAAACCGTAGCCACAACCCTCGTCCGGGCGGGAAGAACCGCCTGGTTGAACGTAAAAAATCCGAAACTATGGTCGCCGGATAGCCCGTTTCTGTACAATTTGAAAGTTGAGTTGGTTACCGTCACGGACCCGTTTGGCGATACACCCCGCAACAAACGCCCGCGTCAGGATGCCCCGTTAAACACGGCGTTCGCCAATGCCACCGTTACAGGTAATCCGCTCGATGTGGTAACGGGCTATTTCGCCATGCGTAAGATTTCGGTCGGAGCAGGTCCGGTTGCTAACCAGCCCGTACTGTTGCTAAACAACAAGTTTGTGTTTCAGAACGGCCCGCTCGATCAGGGCTGGTGGCCTGGTGGTTTGCTAACGCCCCCGTCTGATGAAGGTATGGCATTTGAAATCGATTTTCTCAAAAAATCGGGATTCAACATGCTTCGGAAACACATCAAAGTCGAACCCGACCGCTATTACTACCTCTGCGACAAGCTAGGCATACTAGTCTGGCAGGACATGCCCTCGGGCTTTCTGGAAGGCCAGAATGAATATCCCGGCGATCAGTCGGAGCCAATTCGTCGGTCAAAGGGCAAGGAGCAATTTGAGTTGGAACTGCGTCGGATGATGAACCGGCTACACAACCATCCCAGCATTGTAACCTGGGTAGTACACAACGAAGGCTGGGGCCAATACGACAACAACCGGCTGGCCAATTGGGTAAAAGCGATGGACCCAAGCCGCACCGTCAACGCATCCAGCGGCTGGAACGACCTAGGTGCGGGTGATTTCTACGACATTCATACGTATGAAGAAGAGCCCAAAGCGCCAGCGTCTAAAACCAATCGGGTAGTCGTGATTGGTGAGTTTGGCGGCATTGGCTGGCCAGTGCAAGGTCACCTCTGGAACCCAGAAATGCGCAACTGGGGCTACCAGACCTACCAATCGGCAGATGTAGTGCAAAAAGCGTATGAGAAGAAATACGCCAAAATCGTTGAATACTACAAAAAACAGGCCTTATCGGCAGCTGTTTACACGCAAACAACCGACGTAGAAGGCGAAGTAAATGGCTTGTTGACCTACGATCGGGAAGTGATCAAGATTCCGATTGAAACGCTTCACAAGATTCACGCGCCCTTGTTTAAATAG
- a CDS encoding family 43 glycosylhydrolase, with product MNNFRSLFIAVTLIGILSTLAIAQSSSPKMRFGDTTHRKSGYAKDPHVVWFKSRYLMYYSVPLYKDSTGADHWGIGIAESQDLTNWQKVGEITPETDYEKKGLCAPGALIRDGKVNLFYQTYGNGRNDAICHAVSTDGIHFDRNPTNPIFHPAISDWSCGRAIDADVVRFNNHYFLYFATRDTSYKIQQLGVAVAPANTNFNREDWKQVANDGPILKPELPWEGECIEAASVIERTGTLYMFYAGAYNNWPQQIGVARSQDGLHWKRVQTQPFLTNGAPGTWNSSESGHPHIFTDKNGKTYLFYQGNNDKGKSWFLSNVPVGWTNAGPVLQP from the coding sequence ATGAATAACTTCAGAAGTCTATTTATAGCTGTTACGCTAATCGGGATACTATCGACGCTCGCAATAGCACAATCGTCAAGCCCAAAAATGCGGTTCGGCGATACAACGCATCGAAAATCGGGCTATGCCAAAGACCCGCATGTGGTTTGGTTCAAGAGTCGTTATTTGATGTATTACTCCGTACCGCTCTACAAAGATTCGACCGGGGCCGATCATTGGGGCATCGGTATCGCCGAAAGCCAGGATCTGACGAACTGGCAAAAAGTCGGCGAAATTACGCCCGAGACGGACTATGAGAAAAAAGGGCTGTGCGCTCCCGGCGCGCTCATTCGCGATGGGAAGGTGAATTTGTTTTACCAAACGTACGGCAATGGACGCAATGATGCCATCTGCCACGCGGTGTCGACCGATGGTATTCATTTCGACCGAAACCCAACCAATCCAATTTTTCACCCGGCTATCAGTGACTGGTCGTGCGGGCGAGCTATCGACGCCGATGTAGTCAGGTTTAACAATCACTATTTCCTGTATTTCGCGACCAGAGATACGTCGTATAAAATTCAGCAATTGGGTGTGGCTGTAGCGCCAGCCAATACGAACTTCAACCGTGAGGACTGGAAGCAGGTAGCTAACGACGGCCCTATTCTGAAGCCCGAACTCCCCTGGGAGGGCGAGTGTATTGAGGCCGCATCGGTAATTGAGCGTACGGGTACGTTGTATATGTTCTACGCGGGTGCTTATAATAACTGGCCGCAGCAAATCGGTGTGGCCCGAAGCCAGGATGGGCTGCACTGGAAACGTGTTCAAACCCAACCATTCCTTACAAACGGAGCACCTGGCACCTGGAATTCCAGTGAATCGGGCCACCCACACATCTTCACCGACAAAAACGGGAAGACCTATCTGTTTTATCAGGGCAACAACGATAAAGGGAAAAGCTGGTTCCTATCCAATGTTCCGGTCGGTTGGACTAATGCCGGGCCGGTTTTGCAGCCATAA
- a CDS encoding BlaI/MecI/CopY family transcriptional regulator, producing the protein MPIRDLTKAEEEIMRVLWQLKKAFVKDVLAELPEPKPAYNTVSTIIRILEKKELVGYTAYGKTHEYYPLITEEEYRRFQTEQLMANYFDNSLKKLVSFFVKDKNISLTEADEIIKLLNKQKDQ; encoded by the coding sequence ATGCCAATACGCGACCTTACCAAAGCCGAAGAAGAGATAATGCGGGTACTTTGGCAATTAAAAAAAGCGTTCGTTAAAGACGTCTTGGCCGAACTCCCCGAACCAAAGCCCGCCTACAATACCGTCTCGACCATTATCCGTATTCTGGAGAAAAAGGAACTGGTTGGCTACACCGCCTATGGGAAAACGCATGAATACTATCCCCTCATTACAGAAGAGGAGTACCGACGTTTCCAGACTGAGCAACTCATGGCGAACTACTTCGATAATTCGCTCAAAAAGCTGGTGTCGTTTTTCGTGAAAGACAAAAACATCAGCCTGACCGAAGCCGACGAGATTATCAAACTCCTAAACAAACAGAAAGACCAATGA